The nucleotide sequence CCCGGAATGCCGCGGAAGAAGGCGAGCCCGTCGAGGGCGGCCTCCGCCGCCGCCTTGGCGAGCCGCATGTCCGGCACGGCGGTGCCGGCGCTGATGGTCTCGCCGTCGATCCCAACCGAGCCGAACGCCTTGCCGCCGAGCCGGATCGTCACGCCGGGAATCCCGCCGTCGCGCACGATCAGGTTCGAGCCGAGGCCGATCACGGTGACCGGCACGGACGGGTCGAGGGCCGCGAGGAAGCTTGCAAGGTCCTCCTCGTCGGCGGGGCTGAACAGCACCTGCGCCGGCCCGCCGACGCGGAACCACGTGAGGTCGGCGAGCGACTGGTTTTCGAGCAGCCGGCCGCGGAGGTGAGGCGCGGCGGCGCGGATGTCGTCGATGAGGGAATGTGCGGTCATATCCGTTTCCCCCCTCTCCCCGCACGCGGGGAGAGGGCTTTGCCGACCTCGTCGTCGGCAAAGCGAGGCGGCAGCCGAGGGTGAGGGGGCGGATCAGGAGAAGGCTCCGCATGAGAAGCCCCCTCACCATCGCCCTGCGGGCTTGTCGCGCCGACGACGAGGTCGTCGCGACCCTCTCCCCGCGTGCGGGGAGAGGGGGGAAGCGCGGCGAGAATCGTATTGAGCACGCCAATGGTGTTGGTCATGACCTCGGCATTCCAGAAGCGCAAGACGCGGTAGCCACGTTCGGTCAGCCAAGCGTCCCGAACCAGATCGTACGCGTTCTCCGCATGCTGGCTGCCATCGAGTTCGACGATCAGCCTCGCCTCGCGGCAGCAGAAATCCGCCACGTAGGGGCCAACGCTCTCCTGGCGCACGAACTTGAACCCACCCAGACGCCGGTCGCGCAGGCGATACCAGAGGCGGCGTTCCGCCTCCGTCTGGCCGTGCCGCAGCCGTTTTCGAAAGTGCTTCCGCTCGTCGTCTGCGGACACGCACGCCTCACCCCTTCAAAGCCGCCAGTTCCCCCGGCAGGGCGTAGGCCCACTGGGTGATGGTGCCGGCGCCCAGGCACACCACGTAATCGCCGGCCTGCGCCCGCCCCCCGACGAGGCGGGCCAGATCCTCCGGGCGGTCCAGGGCGACCGCGTCGCGGTGGCCGCGGGACTTCAGGCCGGCGATCAGGGAATCCCGGTCGATCCCCTCGATGGGCGCCTCGCCCGCCGCGTAGACGGGGGCGACGATCACCGTGTCGGCGTCGTTGAAGCAGGTGCAGAAATCCTCGAACAGCGATTGCAGGCGCGAGTAGCGGTGCGGCTGCACCACGGCGATGACGTTGCCGTCGGTGGAGGAGCGGGCCGCGCGCAGCACCGCTTGGATCTCCACCGGGTGGTGGCCGTAATCGTCGAAGATCGCCGCGCCGTTCCACTCGCCCGTGCGGGTGAAGCGGCGCTTGACGCCGCCGAAGTCGGCCAGCGCCTTGCGGATCGCGTCCGCCGGGACGCCGAGCTCGTGCGCGACGGCGAGGGCCGCGGTGGCGTTGAGCGCGTTGTGACGGCCGGGCATCGGCAGGACGAGATCCTCGATCTCCATGCGGAAGCCGGGGCGGCGGTCGCGGATCATGACCCGGAAGCGGCTCTGGCCCCCCTTCAGGTCGATGTCGATCAGGCGCACGTCGGCCTGCGGGTTCTCGCCGTAGGTGACGATGCGGCGATCCTCGATATGGCCGACCAGATCCTGCACGATCGGGTGGTCGATGCACATCACCGCGAAGCCGTAGAAGGGGATGTTGTCGATGAAGCGCCGGAAGGCGTCCTTGATCGCCTCGAACGAGCCGAAATGGTCGAGATGCTCGGGATCGATGTTGGTGACGATGGCGACATCCGCCGGCAGCTTGAGGAAGGTGCCGTCCGACTCGTCGGCCTCCACCACCATCCAGTCGCCCGCGCCCATCCGGGCGTTGGTGCCGTAGGCGTTGATGATGCCGCCGTTGATCACCGTCGGGTCGAGGTTGCCGGCGTCGAGCAGGGTGGCGACGAGCGAGGTCGTCGTGGTCTTGCCGTGGGTGCCGGCCACCGCGACGCAGGACTTGAAGCGCATCAGCTCGGCCAGCATCTCGGCGCGGCGCACCACCGGCAGGCGGCGCTCGCGCGCCTCGACCAGTTCCGGGTTGTCGCGGCGGATCGCGGTCGAGACCACGACGAGGGCGGCGTTCGCGACGTTCTCGGCCCGGTGGCCGACGAAGGTGCGGATGCCGTTCTCGGCGAGGCGACGGACGTTGGCGTTGTCGTTCGCGTCCGAGCCCTGCACGGTGTAGCCGAGATTGGCCATCACCTCGGCGATGCCGGACATGCCGATGCCGCCGATGCCGATGAAGTGGATGGGGCCGAGCTTTTCGGGCAGCTTCATGTCGAAAACCTTTCGAGTCCGGGGCGCTGACGAGCCCCGGCCGTCTCGTTCCGGACTTCGCCGATCGTCAATCGTCGAAGT is from Methylorubrum populi and encodes:
- a CDS encoding endonuclease domain-containing protein, producing MSADDERKHFRKRLRHGQTEAERRLWYRLRDRRLGGFKFVRQESVGPYVADFCCREARLIVELDGSQHAENAYDLVRDAWLTERGYRVLRFWNAEVMTNTIGVLNTILAALPPSPRTRGEGRDDLVVGATSPQGDGEGASHAEPSPDPPPHPRLPPRFADDEVGKALSPRAGRGGKRI
- the murC gene encoding UDP-N-acetylmuramate--L-alanine ligase, encoding MKLPEKLGPIHFIGIGGIGMSGIAEVMANLGYTVQGSDANDNANVRRLAENGIRTFVGHRAENVANAALVVVSTAIRRDNPELVEARERRLPVVRRAEMLAELMRFKSCVAVAGTHGKTTTTSLVATLLDAGNLDPTVINGGIINAYGTNARMGAGDWMVVEADESDGTFLKLPADVAIVTNIDPEHLDHFGSFEAIKDAFRRFIDNIPFYGFAVMCIDHPIVQDLVGHIEDRRIVTYGENPQADVRLIDIDLKGGQSRFRVMIRDRRPGFRMEIEDLVLPMPGRHNALNATAALAVAHELGVPADAIRKALADFGGVKRRFTRTGEWNGAAIFDDYGHHPVEIQAVLRAARSSTDGNVIAVVQPHRYSRLQSLFEDFCTCFNDADTVIVAPVYAAGEAPIEGIDRDSLIAGLKSRGHRDAVALDRPEDLARLVGGRAQAGDYVVCLGAGTITQWAYALPGELAALKG